One Brachyspira pilosicoli P43/6/78 genomic window carries:
- a CDS encoding class I SAM-dependent methyltransferase has protein sequence MQEKAYELIENFEDWFWWNRARKNIIIDTIINNVDDLEYKKLLDIGCGSGDFLSSILQYVPNCIGIEGYEYSHKKYNNIRICNIFDNGFEDHSFDIITALDVMEHIENENDFLNEIKRLSNGKYILLTVPAYQFLFTYHDEINHHYRRYNKNRLKKLLLENNFEIVKISYFNFFLFPPFFIVRIVDKIFNLKRIEKEKKSIFNELLYKIFNFEKYLLRRINLPFGSSLIALCKLKEK, from the coding sequence ATGCAAGAAAAAGCTTATGAACTTATAGAAAATTTTGAGGACTGGTTTTGGTGGAATAGAGCTAGAAAAAATATAATAATAGATACTATAATTAATAATGTAGATGATTTAGAATATAAAAAATTATTAGATATAGGTTGTGGAAGCGGAGATTTTTTATCAAGTATTTTACAATATGTTCCTAATTGTATTGGTATAGAAGGATATGAATATAGTCACAAAAAGTATAATAATATAAGAATATGTAATATATTTGATAATGGTTTTGAAGATCATTCATTTGATATAATAACAGCATTGGATGTTATGGAGCATATTGAAAATGAAAATGATTTCCTTAATGAAATAAAGAGATTATCAAATGGTAAATATATATTATTAACTGTACCAGCATATCAATTTTTATTTACATATCATGATGAAATAAATCATCATTATAGAAGATATAATAAAAATAGATTGAAAAAATTATTATTGGAGAATAATTTTGAAATAGTAAAAATAAGTTATTTTAATTTTTTTTTATTTCCTCCATTTTTTATTGTTAGAATTGTTGATAAAATTTTTAACTTAAAAAGAATAGAAAAAGAAAAAAAGAGTATTTTTAATGAATTACTTTATAAAATATTTAATTTTGAAAAATATTTACTTAGAAGAATTAATTTACCTTTTGGGTCTAGTTTAATAGCTTTATGTAAATTAAAGGAAAAATAA
- a CDS encoding C-GCAxxG-C-C family protein, which produces MTLYEYLHNGFGKEEDLNCAEKMLYGANTVYNLGIDRSDLKLAAGFGGGMGLGLTCGILTGAIMAFSKAFIIERGHESTFLKELEFEFVSRFKELTSHTDCTPLKEEYRDPIDGCDYIIFEAAKIFDDIMQRYYKKD; this is translated from the coding sequence ATGACTTTATACGAATATTTACATAATGGATTTGGAAAAGAAGAAGATTTAAATTGTGCAGAAAAAATGCTTTATGGTGCTAATACTGTTTATAATTTGGGAATAGATAGAAGTGATTTAAAGCTTGCTGCTGGTTTTGGAGGCGGTATGGGGTTAGGACTTACTTGCGGAATATTAACAGGAGCTATAATGGCTTTTTCTAAGGCTTTTATTATAGAGAGGGGGCATGAAAGCACTTTTTTAAAAGAGTTGGAATTTGAGTTTGTTAGTAGATTTAAAGAATTAACTTCTCATACAGATTGCACTCCTTTGAAAGAAGAGTATAGAGACCCTATAGACGGCTGCGATTATATTATATTTGAAGCGGCAAAAATATTTGACGATATAATGCAGAGATATTACAAAAAAGATTAG
- a CDS encoding ATP-dependent helicase: protein MDNNKQNDLLNGLNENQKEGVLHIDSPLLLLAGAGSGKTLVITKKIAYLITEKHIRPENIMAVTFTNKAANEMKERVCSMLPEIKPFRLFIRTFHSACLRILKDNAQYLNYREDFLILDEGDRLSVIKKIMKEENTPKSIKPKDVSRYISAKKNEMRYDIGFEEEYYKKVYDKYKEYEVKENVMDFDDLILNTIKLFEKEKNILEFYQKRFKYILVDEFQDTNLQQYKLIKMLTQKNNNKETDNQLTVVGDDDQSIYAFRGANVSNILNFENDFENTKIIRLEENYRCPKNVVEVALNVIKNNSHRHTKNVFSNKKSDYKIENWICYTDYEEAKSVANEIELLFDEGFEAKDIVILFRTNSQSRAYEKELMAHSINYKIVGGVGFYERAEIKDSISFLRLLTGFNDNFSIRRTINTPTRGIGEKTFAQFEAFADKKNLTLYDAIDIIEESNISKKALNNIKEYKNILEKYSKKIEEDPKHIEGVFFEFLKEIDYFSIFKSEGNIRIATAEDNIKELFNAYYSYLNYNYENPESSLNIRGFLEETTLYKDNSNEDKEDAITLMTVHNAKGLEFEVVFITGLEHGVFPHYFSLEEENGIEEERRLFYVAITRAKQKLYLTYAKRRRISSGTMEQAPSSFLMEIPKSLLYIKEKANSYYIEIDEDAFDY, encoded by the coding sequence ATGGATAATAATAAACAAAATGATTTACTTAATGGTTTAAACGAAAATCAAAAAGAAGGTGTGCTTCATATAGATAGTCCTCTTCTTCTCTTGGCAGGTGCTGGAAGCGGTAAGACTTTAGTTATCACAAAAAAGATAGCATACCTTATAACAGAAAAACACATAAGGCCAGAAAATATAATGGCTGTAACTTTTACAAATAAAGCAGCTAATGAAATGAAAGAAAGAGTATGCTCTATGCTTCCAGAAATAAAACCATTTAGGCTTTTTATAAGAACATTTCACTCTGCATGTTTGAGAATATTAAAAGATAATGCTCAATATTTAAATTATAGAGAAGACTTTCTTATTTTGGACGAGGGCGATAGATTAAGCGTTATAAAAAAAATAATGAAAGAAGAAAACACTCCAAAATCTATAAAGCCGAAAGATGTTTCAAGATATATATCTGCCAAAAAAAATGAAATGAGATATGATATTGGTTTTGAAGAAGAGTATTACAAAAAAGTATATGATAAATACAAAGAGTATGAAGTTAAAGAAAATGTAATGGACTTTGATGATTTAATACTCAACACAATAAAACTATTTGAAAAAGAAAAAAATATACTTGAGTTTTATCAAAAGAGATTTAAATATATTTTAGTTGATGAGTTTCAAGATACAAATTTGCAGCAATACAAATTAATAAAAATGCTTACTCAAAAAAATAATAACAAAGAAACAGATAATCAATTAACTGTTGTAGGCGATGATGACCAGAGTATATATGCCTTTAGGGGAGCAAATGTATCTAATATATTAAACTTTGAAAATGATTTTGAGAACACTAAAATAATTCGCCTTGAAGAAAATTACAGATGCCCTAAGAATGTAGTTGAAGTGGCTTTGAATGTAATAAAAAATAATAGCCATAGACACACAAAAAATGTTTTTTCAAACAAAAAAAGCGATTATAAAATAGAAAATTGGATATGCTATACAGATTATGAAGAGGCAAAATCGGTTGCTAATGAAATTGAATTATTGTTTGATGAAGGTTTTGAAGCAAAAGATATAGTTATTTTGTTTAGAACCAACAGCCAATCAAGAGCATACGAAAAAGAACTTATGGCTCATTCTATTAATTATAAAATAGTAGGAGGCGTTGGATTTTATGAGAGAGCAGAAATTAAAGACAGCATTTCTTTTTTGAGACTTCTTACAGGTTTTAATGATAACTTTAGCATAAGAAGAACTATCAATACACCAACAAGAGGAATAGGAGAAAAAACTTTTGCCCAATTTGAAGCATTTGCAGATAAAAAAAATCTCACACTCTATGATGCAATAGATATTATAGAAGAATCTAATATTTCAAAAAAAGCTCTTAACAATATTAAAGAATATAAAAACATATTAGAGAAATATTCAAAAAAAATAGAAGAAGACCCTAAGCATATAGAAGGAGTATTTTTTGAGTTTCTAAAGGAAATAGATTATTTTTCAATATTTAAAAGCGAAGGCAATATAAGAATAGCAACAGCAGAAGATAATATAAAAGAGCTTTTTAATGCATACTACAGTTATTTAAATTACAATTATGAAAACCCAGAAAGCAGTTTAAATATAAGAGGATTTTTAGAAGAGACAACACTATACAAAGACAACAGCAACGAAGATAAAGAAGATGCAATTACTCTTATGACAGTACACAATGCCAAAGGCTTAGAGTTTGAAGTTGTATTTATTACAGGGCTTGAACATGGAGTTTTTCCTCATTACTTTTCACTAGAAGAAGAAAACGGCATAGAAGAAGAGAGAAGACTTTTTTATGTAGCAATTACAAGAGCTAAACAAAAACTATACCTCACATACGCAAAAAGAAGAAGAATAAGCTCAGGCACTATGGAACAAGCTCCTTCATCATTTTTAATGGAGATACCAAAATCTTTATTATATATAAAAGAAAAGGCTAATAGCTATTATATAGAAATAGATGAAGATGCATTCGATTATTAA
- a CDS encoding GTP-binding protein, with amino-acid sequence MKILIVSGFLGAGKTTLIKEMAKKTKRDFVIMENEYGDVDIDSNVLKDEGMNIWELTEGCVCCTMKKDFASSILTIANSLDPEYLIVEPTGVAKLSNIIKNIKQIEYDRITLLKPITIIDGNAFDSFISSYDDIYIDQLINTSKIIISKMESKDKEDNEELVKKIKNILKKNDRDIDIISEHYSNKDKDFWEAILKNFLDEKYALKESLNKNTEEYMPDSISMKGCSVGSEGEFIVLIEDIIHGRFGYVARSKGFIKCGESVLRYDVVGDRYAITGASEDDELEIVFIGKDLNRSLLREIFQPIYRENIKRKEDDNHEEHNHSEDCHHHDEECCHDGECHHHDEKNHHH; translated from the coding sequence ATGAAAATACTCATAGTGTCTGGATTTTTAGGTGCTGGTAAAACTACTCTCATTAAAGAAATGGCTAAAAAAACTAAAAGAGATTTTGTGATAATGGAAAATGAGTATGGTGATGTGGATATTGATTCTAATGTACTTAAAGATGAGGGTATGAATATATGGGAGCTTACTGAGGGTTGTGTATGCTGTACTATGAAAAAAGATTTTGCTTCTTCTATTCTCACTATTGCTAATTCTTTAGACCCTGAATATTTAATAGTTGAGCCTACTGGGGTTGCAAAGCTTAGTAATATTATAAAAAATATAAAACAAATTGAATATGACAGAATTACATTGTTAAAGCCAATCACTATAATAGACGGAAATGCTTTTGATTCTTTTATTTCTTCTTATGATGATATTTACATTGACCAGCTTATAAACACTTCAAAGATTATTATATCAAAAATGGAGAGTAAGGATAAAGAGGATAATGAAGAGCTTGTAAAGAAGATTAAAAATATATTGAAAAAAAATGATAGAGATATTGATATAATTTCTGAGCATTATTCTAATAAGGATAAAGATTTTTGGGAGGCTATATTAAAAAACTTTTTAGATGAGAAGTATGCTCTAAAAGAATCTTTAAACAAAAATACAGAAGAGTATATGCCTGATTCTATAAGCATGAAAGGCTGCAGTGTAGGAAGTGAGGGAGAGTTTATAGTTCTTATTGAAGACATTATACATGGAAGGTTTGGTTATGTTGCTCGCTCTAAGGGGTTTATAAAGTGCGGTGAGTCGGTTTTGAGGTATGATGTTGTTGGAGACAGATATGCTATTACGGGTGCTAGCGAAGATGATGAACTTGAAATAGTGTTTATAGGAAAAGATTTAAATAGAAGTTTACTTAGAGAAATATTTCAGCCTATTTATAGAGAGAACATCAAAAGAAAAGAAGACGATAATCATGAAGAGCATAATCATAGCGAAGATTGTCATCATCATGATGAAGAGTGCTGCCATGACGGAGAATGTCATCACCATGATGAGAAAAATCATCATCATTAA
- a CDS encoding NAD(P)-dependent alcohol dehydrogenase translates to MKGYAMLKIGQSGWIEKERPACGPTDALVKPLAVAICTSDVHTLWEGAIGERHNMILGHEACGEVVEVGSLVKDFKPGDKVLIPAITPDWNSVEAQAGYSMHSGGMLAGWKFSNFKDGVFGEVFHVNDADGNLAILPSNIDPVDACMLSDMVPTGFHGAELADVQYGDSVLVIGIGPVGLMGVAGAALRGASRIIAVGTRPNCVEAAKKYGAEEFISYKNGPIDEQVLKMTNGKGVDKVIIAGGGVETFAEAVRSLKAGGKIGNVNYLGKGDYIQIPRVEWGVGMGHKAILGGLMPGGRLRMEKLGSLVSSGKLNVHHLVSHVFDGWDNLEKALFMMRDKPADLIKPVVRIEK, encoded by the coding sequence ATGAAAGGTTATGCTATGTTAAAAATAGGTCAATCAGGTTGGATTGAAAAAGAAAGACCTGCTTGCGGACCTACAGACGCACTTGTAAAACCTTTAGCTGTAGCTATATGTACTTCTGATGTTCACACATTATGGGAAGGAGCTATAGGTGAAAGACATAACATGATATTAGGTCATGAAGCTTGCGGTGAAGTTGTAGAAGTTGGAAGTTTAGTAAAAGACTTTAAACCTGGTGATAAAGTATTAATTCCTGCTATTACTCCTGATTGGAATAGCGTAGAAGCTCAAGCTGGTTATTCTATGCATTCAGGCGGTATGCTTGCTGGTTGGAAATTCTCTAACTTTAAAGACGGTGTATTCGGAGAAGTATTCCATGTTAATGATGCTGACGGTAACTTAGCTATTTTACCTAGCAATATTGACCCTGTAGATGCTTGTATGCTTTCTGACATGGTTCCTACTGGTTTTCATGGTGCAGAATTAGCTGATGTACAATATGGTGACAGTGTACTTGTTATAGGTATTGGACCTGTTGGACTTATGGGTGTAGCTGGTGCTGCTTTAAGAGGAGCTTCAAGGATTATTGCTGTTGGTACTAGACCTAACTGTGTTGAGGCTGCTAAGAAATATGGTGCTGAAGAGTTCATTAGTTATAAAAATGGTCCTATAGATGAACAAGTTCTTAAAATGACTAATGGTAAAGGTGTTGATAAAGTTATCATTGCTGGCGGCGGTGTTGAAACTTTTGCTGAAGCTGTTCGTTCACTAAAAGCTGGCGGTAAAATTGGTAACGTTAACTATTTAGGTAAAGGTGATTATATACAAATACCTAGAGTTGAATGGGGTGTTGGTATGGGTCATAAAGCTATACTTGGCGGACTTATGCCTGGCGGAAGACTTAGAATGGAAAAACTCGGTTCTTTAGTTTCTTCTGGAAAATTAAATGTACATCATCTTGTTTCTCATGTATTTGATGGTTGGGACAATCTTGAAAAAGCTTTATTTATGATGAGAGATAAACCTGCAGATTTAATTAAACCTGTAGTAAGAATTGAAAAATAA
- a CDS encoding DUF4234 domain-containing protein, with the protein MKNENIKSIPMLVILSVVTCGIYYLYWLYKTTDSIKNFMNNAEINPTLELILCLFIPFYQLYWFYKYSRIIYKDMTSKVGIDNTEDASVLLLVLSFVGLGIVSAAIIQDKLNSIYSKMGTDNITSQAN; encoded by the coding sequence ATGAAAAACGAAAATATTAAATCAATCCCAATGCTAGTAATATTAAGTGTTGTAACATGCGGTATATATTATTTATACTGGTTATATAAAACAACAGATTCTATAAAAAACTTTATGAATAATGCAGAAATAAATCCAACATTAGAATTAATACTATGTTTATTTATACCATTCTATCAATTATACTGGTTCTATAAATATTCTAGAATAATATATAAAGATATGACTTCAAAAGTAGGTATTGACAATACAGAAGATGCTTCTGTTTTACTTCTTGTACTTTCATTTGTTGGTTTAGGTATAGTTTCAGCTGCTATTATACAAGATAAATTAAATAGCATATACTCAAAGATGGGTACTGATAATATAACTTCTCAAGCTAATTAA
- the purB gene encoding adenylosuccinate lyase, translating to MIKRYTRKEMGELWSLQNEFQVMLDVEIAACEAMAEIGEIPQEAVKRIKEKATFTVERIAEIEKETNHDIISFVTAVQENVGEGGQYIHKGLTSSDVKDTALAVMMKKSAEIILEDLKRLSEVLLRRAKEHKYTPCIGRTHGIHAEPMTLGLKFILWYDENERNIKRVEEAKKQVSVGKLSGAVGTYSNIDPRIEEIVCKKLGIEADRVSTQIIQRDRHAQYLTTLAIVASSLEKFATEIRNLQRTDIREAEEYFSEKQKGSSAMPHKRNPITCERISGLARLVRGNALASLEDITLWHERDISHSSVERVILPDSTIAVDYALNKFIDIVDKLLIYPDAMKANIEKTGGLIFSQRILISLVNKGIDRDNAYRWVQRNAMKKWLNNEDFRENVHKDEDITKYLSSKEIDDCFDYAYYLRNIDVIMKRFGI from the coding sequence ATGATTAAAAGATACACTAGAAAAGAGATGGGTGAACTTTGGAGCTTACAAAATGAGTTTCAGGTTATGCTTGATGTAGAGATTGCAGCTTGCGAGGCTATGGCTGAAATTGGAGAGATACCTCAGGAAGCTGTAAAAAGAATTAAAGAAAAAGCTACTTTCACAGTTGAAAGAATTGCTGAAATAGAAAAAGAAACTAATCATGATATTATATCATTTGTAACAGCTGTTCAAGAGAATGTTGGAGAAGGCGGACAGTATATACATAAAGGCTTAACTTCAAGCGATGTAAAAGATACTGCATTAGCTGTAATGATGAAAAAATCAGCTGAAATTATATTAGAAGATTTAAAAAGATTATCTGAAGTATTATTAAGAAGAGCTAAAGAGCATAAATATACTCCTTGCATAGGACGTACTCATGGTATACATGCCGAGCCTATGACATTAGGACTTAAATTCATTTTATGGTATGATGAAAACGAAAGAAATATTAAACGTGTAGAAGAAGCCAAAAAACAGGTTTCTGTTGGTAAGCTTTCTGGTGCAGTTGGAACATACAGTAACATTGACCCACGCATAGAAGAAATTGTATGTAAAAAATTAGGTATAGAAGCTGACAGAGTTTCTACTCAAATAATACAAAGAGATAGGCACGCACAGTATCTCACAACTTTAGCAATAGTTGCTAGTTCATTAGAGAAATTTGCTACAGAAATTAGAAACCTTCAAAGAACAGATATTAGAGAAGCAGAAGAGTATTTCAGTGAAAAGCAAAAAGGCTCATCAGCTATGCCGCATAAGAGAAACCCTATCACTTGTGAGAGAATATCTGGTTTAGCTAGACTTGTAAGAGGCAATGCATTAGCTTCTTTGGAAGATATTACTCTTTGGCATGAGAGAGATATAAGCCATTCATCAGTAGAGAGAGTTATACTTCCAGATTCTACAATAGCAGTAGACTATGCTCTTAATAAGTTTATTGATATAGTAGACAAACTTTTAATTTACCCTGATGCTATGAAAGCTAATATTGAAAAAACAGGCGGTTTGATTTTCAGCCAAAGAATATTGATAAGCTTAGTTAATAAAGGCATAGACAGAGATAATGCATACAGATGGGTACAGAGAAATGCAATGAAAAAATGGCTAAACAATGAAGACTTTAGAGAGAATGTTCACAAAGATGAAGATATAACAAAATATTTAAGCTCTAAAGAAATTGATGATTGTTTTGACTATGCTTATTATTTGAGAAATATTGATGTGATAATGAAGAGATTTGGGATATAA
- a CDS encoding GNAT family N-acetyltransferase — protein sequence MTHFPIEERWNFDMILQNKNESSYKFYSILDDDKPIGLTMIWSFEEFYYGEYLAIDKNLRGKNYGSEVLTKIFDMHNDKLIVIEVEPYDLNDIAKRRIDWYKRFGLILSDYDYDMPCIKDGKKDTMKMKIMTNREIKSKDEYNNIITTLYNKVYSPRLDNIDNWKD from the coding sequence ATGACGCATTTTCCTATCGAAGAGAGATGGAACTTTGATATGATACTTCAAAATAAAAATGAATCCAGCTATAAATTTTATTCTATTTTAGATGATGATAAACCAATAGGCTTAACTATGATTTGGAGCTTCGAAGAGTTTTATTATGGAGAGTATCTTGCTATAGATAAAAACTTAAGAGGAAAAAATTACGGCTCAGAAGTATTAACTAAAATATTTGATATGCATAATGACAAATTAATCGTTATAGAGGTAGAGCCTTATGATTTGAATGATATAGCTAAAAGAAGAATTGATTGGTATAAAAGATTTGGGCTTATATTATCAGATTATGATTATGATATGCCTTGTATAAAAGACGGCAAAAAAGACACGATGAAAATGAAAATTATGACAAACAGAGAAATAAAATCAAAAGACGAATATAATAATATAATCACAACATTATATAATAAAGTTTATAGTCCGAGATTGGATAATATTGATAATTGGAAAGATTAA
- the lepB gene encoding signal peptidase I → MNKRQILEIVLASLLALFLAGFIRVFFFDTYIVSNKSMEPTFYEGDQILLLKNNFIFNNIKNFDVIVFRMGTNNLVKRVVGKEGDKVEIFDGGLYLNDELIRHKYYIFSEEDNAVYNIGKDEYFVLGDNISLSEDSRHFGLINKKDIIGHIILIFSPKRRFKLFNNF, encoded by the coding sequence ATGAATAAGAGACAGATTTTAGAGATAGTATTAGCATCTTTGCTTGCTTTATTTTTGGCAGGCTTTATTAGGGTATTTTTCTTTGATACCTATATAGTAAGCAATAAATCAATGGAGCCTACTTTTTATGAGGGCGACCAGATATTGCTTTTAAAAAACAATTTTATTTTTAATAATATTAAAAACTTTGATGTTATTGTTTTTAGAATGGGGACTAATAATTTAGTTAAGAGAGTTGTTGGAAAAGAGGGAGATAAAGTAGAGATTTTTGATGGAGGACTCTATTTAAACGACGAGCTTATAAGGCATAAATATTATATTTTTAGCGAAGAGGATAATGCTGTATATAATATAGGCAAAGATGAATATTTTGTTTTGGGTGATAATATATCTTTAAGTGAAGACAGCAGACATTTCGGCCTTATAAACAAAAAAGATATAATAGGGCATATTATATTAATATTTAGTCCAAAAAGAAGATTTAAATTATTTAATAATTTTTAA
- the mutS gene encoding DNA mismatch repair protein MutS → MQETFFSLEESSENSPKEEKLTPMMRQYKEIKDKYSDSILLFRMGDFYEVFFEDAKIVSELLGLTLTKRANVPMAGVPYHAIDNYLSKLVKSGKKIAICDQMEDPKTAKGIVKRDVTQVITPGTIAENKYLESKSNNYLASIIVSKSENNVAIAICDISTGELYVTEFENNNTKDFLDEICEEIIRFSPKEIMTVESVKESKIIKEIQNRFSNIFFSTTPNYTAEYSYAYKLLTNHFKTISLKSFGIEDKHLIVSLLGSLIYYLQELSKTSLEHISNIKLYNRKDSMTLDYATISSLEILETIRNDNNKMTLFDTIDKTKTSMGARYLKRIIVEPLLDIDEINKRLNNVEYFYKNQKFMYRIMDMLSDVGDIERLASKLALGRINPKELVSLKRFLFSSLQIITELVLNNFNDVNFEEIGDIKIITDLIERAILEDPKIVLNEGDIIKDDYDEKLKKYNEARREGRTWISELENEYKSITSINNLKIRYNNVIGYYIEITKSNISLVPKDFIKRQTLVGSERYTTSKLMEYEKTINEANEKSYALEYDIFIEVRNKVNEYLTSILKMAKIISVIDVYASLACLAAEENYTKPIITDDGIIDIKEGRHPVVEANLKNESFIANDTYLDNKNEHLLIITGPNMSGKSTYLRQTALIVLLAQIGSFVPAKSAKISIVDRIFTRVGASDNIAKGESTFLVEMNETAYILNHCTDRSLVIMDEIGRGTSTYDGLSIAWAIVEYLVNEENKKSKTLFATHYHELTMLEDLEGVKNYKVLVEEYKDEIIFMKKVIEGAAESSYGIYAAKIAGAPHKVIQRASEILKKLENEAGIQVENIEINNKKSPDILPFNSKADSNVNLVDEKEKIESEIEKEIKDLNINDITPIEALNLINKWKRDLNN, encoded by the coding sequence ATGCAAGAAACTTTTTTTTCACTAGAAGAATCATCAGAGAACTCACCTAAAGAAGAAAAGCTCACACCGATGATGAGGCAATATAAAGAGATTAAAGATAAATATAGCGACAGTATACTTTTGTTTAGAATGGGAGATTTTTACGAGGTATTTTTTGAAGATGCTAAAATAGTTTCAGAGCTTTTGGGGCTTACTCTTACAAAAAGGGCAAATGTTCCAATGGCAGGTGTACCTTACCATGCTATAGATAATTATTTGTCAAAACTTGTAAAATCTGGAAAAAAGATAGCAATATGCGACCAAATGGAAGACCCTAAAACAGCAAAAGGTATAGTAAAAAGAGATGTTACTCAAGTAATTACTCCAGGCACTATTGCAGAAAATAAATATTTAGAATCAAAGAGTAATAATTATTTAGCTTCTATAATAGTTTCTAAAAGTGAAAATAATGTTGCTATTGCTATATGCGATATATCTACTGGTGAATTGTATGTTACAGAGTTTGAGAATAATAATACAAAAGACTTTTTAGATGAGATATGCGAAGAGATTATAAGGTTCTCTCCGAAAGAGATAATGACTGTAGAATCTGTAAAAGAAAGTAAGATAATAAAAGAAATACAAAACAGATTTTCAAATATATTTTTCAGCACCACCCCAAATTATACAGCTGAATATTCTTATGCATATAAACTATTAACTAATCATTTTAAGACAATATCATTAAAAAGCTTCGGCATAGAAGATAAGCATTTAATAGTTTCACTTCTTGGTTCTTTAATATATTATTTACAAGAATTATCAAAAACATCATTAGAGCATATATCAAACATAAAACTCTACAACAGAAAAGACTCTATGACATTAGACTATGCCACAATATCTAGTTTAGAGATTTTGGAAACTATAAGAAACGACAATAATAAAATGACATTGTTTGACACTATAGACAAAACAAAAACATCTATGGGAGCAAGATATTTAAAGCGAATAATAGTAGAGCCTTTGCTTGATATTGATGAGATAAATAAAAGACTTAATAATGTTGAATATTTTTATAAGAATCAGAAGTTCATGTATAGAATAATGGACATGCTTTCTGATGTTGGAGATATAGAGAGGCTTGCTTCAAAGTTAGCACTTGGAAGGATTAATCCAAAAGAGTTGGTATCTTTAAAAAGGTTTTTATTTTCATCTTTGCAAATAATTACAGAGCTTGTGCTTAATAATTTTAATGATGTAAACTTTGAAGAGATAGGCGATATAAAAATTATTACAGATTTAATTGAAAGAGCAATACTAGAAGACCCTAAAATTGTATTAAATGAAGGCGACATTATAAAAGATGATTATGATGAAAAGCTAAAAAAATATAATGAGGCAAGAAGAGAAGGAAGAACTTGGATAAGCGAATTAGAAAATGAATATAAATCAATCACTTCAATTAATAATTTAAAAATAAGATACAATAATGTTATAGGCTATTATATAGAGATAACAAAATCTAATATATCATTAGTTCCGAAAGATTTTATAAAAAGGCAAACATTAGTAGGAAGCGAGAGATACACCACAAGCAAACTTATGGAATATGAGAAGACTATAAACGAAGCTAATGAAAAAAGTTATGCTTTGGAATATGATATATTTATAGAAGTTCGTAATAAGGTTAATGAATATTTAACATCTATATTAAAAATGGCAAAGATAATATCAGTAATAGATGTTTATGCTTCTTTGGCTTGTTTGGCTGCAGAAGAAAATTACACAAAGCCTATTATAACAGATGACGGCATAATAGACATAAAAGAAGGAAGACACCCTGTAGTTGAAGCGAATTTAAAAAACGAAAGCTTTATAGCAAATGACACATATTTAGACAATAAAAATGAGCATTTGCTAATAATTACAGGACCAAACATGAGCGGTAAAAGTACATATTTAAGACAAACTGCTTTAATAGTTCTTCTTGCACAGATTGGTTCATTTGTACCTGCTAAGAGTGCCAAGATATCTATAGTTGATAGAATATTTACAAGGGTTGGTGCGAGCGATAATATAGCAAAGGGCGAGAGTACATTTTTGGTAGAGATGAACGAAACTGCTTATATACTTAATCACTGTACTGATAGAAGTCTTGTTATAATGGACGAGATAGGTAGAGGTACTTCTACTTATGATGGGCTTTCTATTGCTTGGGCTATAGTTGAATATTTAGTAAACGAAGAGAATAAAAAATCAAAAACATTATTTGCTACGCATTATCATGAACTTACTATGCTTGAAGATTTGGAAGGTGTAAAAAATTATAAGGTATTGGTTGAAGAGTATAAAGATGAAATAATATTTATGAAAAAAGTTATTGAGGGAGCTGCTGAGTCTAGCTATGGTATATATGCAGCAAAAATTGCAGGTGCTCCGCATAAAGTTATACAGAGAGCTTCAGAGATATTAAAAAAGCTTGAAAATGAGGCTGGCATACAGGTTGAGAATATAGAGATAAATAATAAAAAATCTCCTGATATTCTTCCTTTTAATTCTAAAGCAGATTCTAATGTTAATTTAGTAGATGAAAAAGAAAAAATAGAAAGCGAAATAGAAAAAGAAATTAAAGATTTAAATATTAATGACATCACTCCAATAGAGGCACTTAATTTAATTAACAAATGGAAGAGAGATTTAAATAATTAA